Proteins encoded within one genomic window of Brassica rapa cultivar Chiifu-401-42 chromosome A09, CAAS_Brap_v3.01, whole genome shotgun sequence:
- the LOC103837303 gene encoding putative defensin-like protein 70 yields MKMNFSTMSIAFTLTVLLVVSSIHCQTIEIATGTFAQDEPSSTLCFNPCSDKLGDKECKTICLNKAYKDGSCIGFGIPPTSKYCCCTK; encoded by the exons atgaagATGAATTTCTCAACAATGTCGATTGCATTCACCCTCACCGTTCTCCTGGTGGTTTCTTCTATTCATTGCCAAACAATTGAAATCGCCACCG GCACATTTGCACAGGACGAACCCTCGAGTACACTTTGCTTCAATCCTTGCAGTGACAAACTTGGCGACAAAGAGTGCAAAACCATTTGTTTGAATAAGGCATACAAAGATGGTTCTTGTATTGGTTTTGGAATCCCCCCAACTTCCAAGTATTGTTGTTGTACAAAATGA